A genomic window from Klebsiella quasipneumoniae subsp. quasipneumoniae includes:
- a CDS encoding methyltransferase family protein, whose amino-acid sequence MKDIARKGLAPPVLLLLCLLVNMWARWPVLMHIDEIFTVSWRVCTALVTGGISLGLSLTGLVTLMSNHTTLNALHPERTSTLVTRGCFRFSRNPVYLGFIGIHIALALLLSSVAGLMITPLLILLLSNLHIQVEEAGMQELFGRQWEEYCNNTPRWFSLAALYAVIRGRAK is encoded by the coding sequence ATGAAAGATATTGCAAGAAAGGGGCTGGCACCGCCGGTGCTTTTACTACTATGTTTACTGGTCAATATGTGGGCGCGTTGGCCTGTACTTATGCATATTGATGAGATATTCACCGTATCATGGAGAGTATGCACCGCCCTGGTCACTGGAGGCATTAGTCTTGGCCTGTCTCTGACGGGACTGGTAACGTTGATGAGCAATCACACAACCCTCAATGCATTACATCCGGAACGAACCAGTACGCTGGTGACCAGAGGATGTTTTCGTTTTTCCCGTAACCCCGTGTACCTTGGATTTATAGGGATACATATCGCTTTGGCCCTATTGTTAAGTAGTGTAGCTGGTTTAATGATTACCCCGCTTCTCATTTTACTGCTGAGCAACTTGCATATACAGGTTGAAGAGGCTGGCATGCAAGAACTGTTTGGCCGACAATGGGAAGAATATTGTAATAATACCCCTCGCTGGTTCTCTCTGGCAGCATTATATGCAGTTATTAGGGGGCGCGCCAAGTGA
- a CDS encoding RidA family protein yields MKKIINTKAAPAAIGPYSQGVSFGNLVMTSGQLPLDPSTMKFPEGGVREQTRQSLLNVKAVLEQSGASLDTVLKTTCFLAKMEDFAVFNEVYTEFFGDSGAPARSCIQAGKLPKEALVEIEAIAYIR; encoded by the coding sequence ATGAAAAAAATTATTAATACCAAAGCAGCTCCAGCAGCCATTGGACCTTATTCTCAAGGGGTGTCATTTGGTAATTTGGTGATGACTTCAGGCCAGCTACCTCTGGATCCATCAACAATGAAATTTCCCGAAGGAGGAGTAAGGGAACAGACTCGTCAATCATTATTGAATGTAAAAGCCGTTTTGGAGCAATCAGGCGCCTCGCTGGATACTGTGCTTAAAACCACTTGTTTTCTCGCAAAGATGGAGGATTTTGCAGTATTTAATGAAGTATACACCGAATTTTTTGGCGACTCAGGAGCGCCAGCACGTTCATGCATTCAGGCCGGCAAATTACCAAAAGAAGCCTTAGTTGAAATCGAGGCTATCGCGTATATTAGGTAA
- a CDS encoding LysR family transcriptional regulator: protein MDIPIDLKHLQTLLALRKTGSLTRAAAAMQLTQSALSHQIKQLEEHYSVSLFMRKTSPVKFTLAGERLLQLAETVLDAMEETNRDLYKLALGKQGALRITLECHTCYGWLLPVMDEFRKKWSEVEIDILPGFQPDPVGLLLQNRADVAIVDETEQTDLVSYSSLFKYEMVAILANEHPLTRKPWLEAEDFRGESLITYAVPDERIDLCRKVLKPAGIPIRRKTTELTMAIIQQVACQRGIAALPIWAVSEYLDKKYVTAKSITENKLISEIWLATLTENINKDYITDFINFTRQHCLRLLTEIQTT, encoded by the coding sequence ATGGATATTCCGATAGACCTTAAGCACTTACAAACTCTTTTAGCATTGCGTAAAACAGGAAGCCTGACGCGCGCGGCAGCAGCTATGCAACTGACTCAATCGGCATTATCGCACCAGATCAAACAGCTCGAAGAGCACTATAGCGTTTCTCTGTTTATGCGAAAAACATCGCCCGTAAAGTTTACCCTGGCGGGTGAGCGTCTGTTACAGCTTGCTGAAACCGTGCTTGATGCAATGGAGGAAACCAACAGGGATCTTTATAAGTTAGCGCTCGGAAAACAGGGCGCGCTCCGGATAACCCTAGAGTGTCACACCTGTTATGGCTGGTTACTACCGGTGATGGATGAGTTTCGTAAGAAATGGTCTGAGGTTGAAATTGATATTTTGCCTGGTTTTCAGCCAGATCCAGTGGGTCTTTTGTTGCAAAACAGAGCTGATGTTGCCATCGTGGATGAAACCGAGCAGACAGACCTGGTGAGTTATAGCTCCTTATTTAAATATGAAATGGTTGCTATTTTGGCAAATGAACATCCTTTAACGCGAAAGCCCTGGCTTGAAGCGGAGGACTTCCGTGGTGAATCGCTCATCACCTACGCAGTACCGGATGAACGTATCGATCTTTGTCGAAAAGTCCTTAAACCTGCCGGCATTCCAATAAGGAGGAAAACAACAGAGCTCACCATGGCTATCATTCAACAGGTTGCCTGCCAGCGGGGTATTGCCGCATTGCCTATCTGGGCAGTATCAGAATATCTTGATAAAAAATACGTCACAGCAAAGTCAATTACAGAAAATAAACTAATTTCAGAAATTTGGCTTGCTACACTTACAGAAAACATCAATAAGGACTATATCACTGACTTTATTAACTTTACCCGACAGCACTGCTTACGCTTGCTAACTGAAATCCAAACAACGTAA
- the metC gene encoding cystathionine beta-lyase, which yields MSNHSFDNQISPETYLCHGPFDPEVFGGVVNPPVYHASTVIFKNCKELNERHQALFEDAEDEVMYYGRFGTPITFAVQKALAELEGGYRSLLVPTGLAACTSALLALVKNGDHILVSSSVYGPTRGFVNNVLAKMGVSATFFDPTIGDRIAELFQENTTVVFTESPGSQTFDIQDIPAITRVAHAHNAKVIIDNTWATPLFFKPFEHGVDVSVHAATKYIVGHSDAQMGLITTNKETWLAIRRFIYLFGLHAAPDDVYLAQRGLRTMSLRLGRHQDSALKIAKWFEEREEVEQVLHPALPSCPGHEIWKRDFTGSSGLFSVVLKPHYSKESVEKFIDSLEYFGIGFSWGGFESLAIPFNPRKDRPEYHWPYEGHSFRLQIGLEDPVDLVKDLDRALRHLKA from the coding sequence ATGTCTAATCATAGTTTTGATAACCAGATATCACCAGAAACGTATCTATGTCATGGTCCGTTCGATCCCGAAGTATTTGGTGGTGTGGTTAACCCGCCTGTATATCACGCCTCAACGGTCATCTTCAAAAACTGCAAAGAGCTCAACGAGCGCCACCAGGCGCTGTTTGAAGATGCGGAAGATGAAGTGATGTATTATGGTCGATTTGGAACGCCTATCACCTTCGCCGTGCAGAAAGCCCTGGCCGAACTGGAGGGGGGGTACCGATCTTTACTGGTGCCTACTGGACTTGCAGCCTGCACAAGTGCGTTACTGGCTCTGGTTAAAAATGGCGATCATATCCTGGTCAGTAGTAGCGTTTACGGCCCGACGCGTGGATTCGTCAATAATGTGCTGGCCAAAATGGGCGTTTCGGCAACCTTTTTCGATCCGACTATTGGCGATCGCATTGCTGAACTGTTCCAGGAAAACACGACCGTAGTGTTTACAGAATCTCCTGGCTCCCAAACTTTCGATATCCAGGATATTCCGGCAATAACTCGCGTGGCGCATGCCCACAACGCTAAAGTTATTATTGATAATACCTGGGCGACACCGCTGTTTTTCAAGCCATTTGAGCACGGTGTGGATGTCTCCGTGCATGCTGCCACTAAATATATCGTTGGACATTCTGACGCGCAGATGGGGTTGATCACCACAAATAAAGAAACCTGGCTTGCCATTCGTCGCTTTATCTATCTCTTTGGTCTGCATGCTGCGCCGGATGATGTTTATCTCGCACAGCGCGGATTGCGTACTATGTCTTTGCGTCTTGGACGCCATCAGGATTCAGCGCTTAAAATTGCTAAATGGTTTGAGGAACGTGAAGAAGTGGAGCAGGTGCTACATCCGGCATTACCTTCCTGTCCGGGTCACGAAATTTGGAAACGTGACTTCACCGGTTCCAGCGGTTTGTTTAGCGTGGTGCTTAAACCTCACTATTCAAAAGAGTCCGTGGAGAAGTTTATTGATAGCCTGGAGTATTTCGGCATCGGTTTTTCGTGGGGCGGTTTTGAAAGCCTGGCTATTCCGTTTAACCCGCGTAAAGATCGTCCGGAATATCACTGGCCGTACGAAGGGCACTCCTTCCGTTTACAGATCGGCTTAGAAGATCCCGTAGATTTAGTAAAAGACCTGGATCGGGCGCTACGTCATCTAAAGGCGTAA
- a CDS encoding PLP-dependent aminotransferase family protein, with protein sequence MSRNKIAKKLQNLQSSAIRELLKHSKMDGVISLGGGIPDPNLFDREGLQIAMDNILTHGWKDAFQYGLSEGHSELRAAICQIMRDRGIHCSVEDVVVTSGSQQSLDILARALINPGDVVVLERPTYLAALQVFQLAEANLMSVGTDAQGMIVDELETLLLTTRIKAVYIVPTFGNPGGVTLAEQRRKQLVELSLRYDFIIIEDDPYGEINFTDTSFIPLRAWSAERGNSDNVVYTSTFSKILAPGARVGWLVLPDWLKRGVVNIKQTTDLHTSSLSQSLTYHYLSSGRLPGQIALIRKAYERKCRVLSHHLLNELGDHITFHQPMGGMFLWAKFKYEMNTTQWLQKTLRNGVVYVPGEFFYCEEPDHSTLRMSYVSATEESLKEAVKRLKTALNELSSPVIP encoded by the coding sequence ATGTCGCGCAATAAAATCGCAAAAAAGTTACAAAACCTTCAATCATCTGCAATTAGAGAACTACTGAAACACAGCAAAATGGACGGTGTTATTTCCCTGGGCGGCGGAATACCAGATCCAAACTTGTTTGATCGGGAAGGCTTACAGATTGCTATGGATAATATCCTGACCCATGGTTGGAAAGACGCGTTTCAGTATGGATTGAGTGAGGGTCATTCTGAACTGCGGGCAGCCATCTGCCAGATCATGCGTGACCGGGGAATTCACTGCAGCGTAGAGGATGTCGTTGTGACCTCTGGCTCGCAGCAATCTCTGGATATTCTTGCTCGGGCACTGATTAATCCTGGCGATGTAGTGGTGTTAGAACGGCCTACTTACCTGGCGGCACTGCAGGTATTTCAGCTTGCTGAAGCGAACCTGATGTCGGTAGGAACTGATGCTCAGGGCATGATTGTCGATGAGCTGGAAACGCTGCTTCTAACGACTCGGATAAAAGCAGTGTATATCGTACCCACGTTTGGTAATCCCGGCGGCGTTACCCTCGCGGAGCAACGGCGTAAACAGCTGGTGGAACTCTCGCTACGCTACGATTTTATCATCATCGAAGACGACCCTTACGGCGAAATCAATTTTACGGATACGTCATTCATTCCGCTCAGAGCATGGTCTGCGGAAAGGGGTAACAGTGATAACGTTGTTTACACATCAACCTTTTCGAAGATCCTCGCGCCAGGCGCTCGGGTAGGGTGGCTGGTGCTACCGGATTGGCTCAAAAGAGGGGTTGTCAACATCAAGCAAACCACAGATTTACATACAAGTTCTCTCTCGCAGTCACTTACCTACCACTATTTAAGCAGTGGCCGCTTGCCGGGACAGATCGCACTCATCCGAAAGGCTTATGAGCGCAAATGTCGAGTTCTAAGCCACCATTTGTTGAACGAACTAGGTGACCACATCACGTTCCATCAGCCGATGGGCGGTATGTTTTTATGGGCAAAGTTTAAATATGAGATGAATACCACGCAGTGGCTTCAGAAAACATTGCGCAACGGCGTGGTGTACGTGCCTGGTGAATTTTTCTACTGCGAAGAACCGGATCATTCCACCCTACGAATGTCGTATGTCAGCGCCACAGAAGAAAGCCTTAAAGAAGCGGTAAAACGCCTAAAAACCGCGCTTAATGAGTTGTCCTCTCCAGTTATCCCGTGA
- a CDS encoding amino acid permease: MTVGINTEAINNKNIPFTMYDLGWVVLCIGAAIGSGIVFFPLQVGLKGVWVFALAVILGYPAVYYMQKLFIETMARSDEQDSYLSIITSYVGSRWGVLLGALYSFTMLKSMVEYALAITNDSASYLKTFGLTNQTLSEHWWWSLLLIAGLSLVASKGEKLLFKVSGSMIAVKLVIIVAIGFVVIPFWDLSNIGAFPTVSHLVVGTFPTLPFAIFSIMFVGILNPMNIAYKKREEDKDVAKYKILRVHKVAYLVLVATVLLFVMSIVLSISEADALRAYQDNISALALAAKVIPGAAVKYMSVVLNVFSIVTAFLALYLAVHESFVGLIKVTVEKMVKPQANNSKAISVTAFVMVVLVLWLIVLTNFPILKVFVFGGVTYGLISCIIPGFIILKNDKFSDLRGVSVYYVILIGMLMCIGPFVMLFSQ; encoded by the coding sequence ATGACCGTAGGAATTAATACTGAAGCAATTAATAATAAGAATATTCCCTTTACCATGTATGATTTAGGGTGGGTGGTGCTTTGCATCGGAGCTGCCATAGGTTCCGGAATCGTCTTTTTCCCGTTACAGGTTGGATTGAAAGGGGTGTGGGTCTTTGCCCTGGCCGTTATCCTGGGCTATCCGGCAGTTTATTACATGCAGAAGCTATTCATCGAAACGATGGCGCGCAGCGATGAGCAAGATTCCTATCTGAGTATCATCACCAGCTACGTTGGCAGTCGCTGGGGCGTGCTGCTTGGCGCGCTTTACTCCTTCACCATGCTGAAGTCGATGGTGGAGTATGCTCTTGCCATTACCAACGACAGCGCCTCGTATCTGAAAACCTTTGGGCTTACTAACCAGACGCTGTCCGAACACTGGTGGTGGTCTCTGCTGTTAATCGCCGGGCTCTCGCTGGTCGCGTCGAAAGGAGAAAAGCTGCTCTTCAAAGTCTCAGGCAGCATGATCGCCGTAAAGCTGGTGATCATCGTAGCGATTGGTTTCGTGGTGATCCCCTTCTGGGATCTGAGCAATATTGGTGCATTCCCAACCGTTAGCCACCTTGTCGTAGGTACGTTCCCGACGCTTCCGTTCGCTATCTTCTCCATTATGTTTGTTGGGATACTAAATCCGATGAACATCGCCTACAAAAAACGTGAAGAAGATAAGGACGTGGCAAAGTATAAAATTTTACGCGTACATAAAGTGGCTTATTTAGTTCTGGTCGCTACCGTGCTGTTGTTTGTCATGTCCATCGTACTCTCTATCAGTGAAGCCGATGCGCTACGAGCCTATCAGGACAATATCTCGGCCCTGGCTCTGGCCGCTAAGGTCATTCCTGGTGCCGCGGTCAAGTATATGAGCGTTGTTCTCAATGTGTTTTCCATCGTGACGGCGTTCCTGGCGCTCTATCTGGCCGTACATGAATCTTTCGTAGGTCTGATCAAAGTCACTGTTGAAAAAATGGTTAAGCCTCAGGCAAACAACAGCAAGGCGATTTCAGTTACCGCTTTTGTCATGGTTGTACTGGTGCTGTGGTTGATCGTGCTAACGAACTTTCCCATTCTGAAGGTGTTCGTGTTTGGTGGCGTGACTTACGGTCTTATAAGCTGCATCATTCCCGGTTTTATTATTCTTAAAAATGACAAGTTTTCTGACCTGCGTGGCGTCTCGGTTTACTATGTGATTTTAATCGGCATGCTCATGTGCATCGGTCCTTTTGTCATGTTATTTTCGCAATAA
- a CDS encoding LysR family transcriptional regulator has protein sequence MTIPLTIKQIEMLVKISEGKGLSEAARLLNLSPSAVSKGLAVMEENLGVPLIQRTTRSFQLTEAGEYFVSRASELLKEFDDIINTTCGYFNQPHGALKVTSSVAFGYAHLIDIFEEYRKKNHNVELILELDDHLTNLNENNVDIALRVTATPPQNYAARKLSKISWLYCASPDYLARMGSPTKRAELASHECLIYPGLTPPLRYNDIVSPHPQCAIKPRTPVQANSSLLLLKAALSGQGIAWLPSYLISQHIDAGELVPLKLDGKYAYPTHSLYALYFPSKFRNPKVRSFIDFLVEENQPWNHWEKAIDNLL, from the coding sequence ATGACCATTCCATTGACGATCAAACAAATTGAAATGCTGGTAAAAATAAGTGAAGGGAAGGGGCTGTCAGAAGCGGCGCGCTTGCTTAATTTATCGCCCTCCGCCGTGAGTAAGGGGCTGGCGGTAATGGAAGAAAACCTGGGCGTTCCGCTGATCCAAAGAACAACCCGTTCATTTCAGTTGACTGAAGCCGGGGAGTACTTCGTTTCCAGAGCTTCGGAACTGCTCAAAGAGTTCGACGATATCATTAACACGACCTGTGGCTATTTCAACCAGCCACACGGGGCCTTGAAGGTCACCAGTTCTGTGGCGTTTGGCTACGCACATTTGATTGATATTTTCGAAGAATATCGTAAGAAAAATCATAATGTCGAACTTATACTGGAACTTGACGATCACCTGACGAACCTGAACGAAAACAATGTTGATATCGCATTGAGGGTTACCGCCACGCCCCCGCAGAACTATGCCGCCAGAAAACTTTCAAAAATCAGCTGGCTATACTGCGCTTCCCCTGATTATCTTGCACGGATGGGCTCCCCGACTAAACGTGCCGAGCTTGCAAGCCATGAGTGCCTGATCTATCCAGGATTAACGCCGCCCTTGCGCTATAACGATATCGTATCCCCGCATCCGCAGTGCGCGATAAAACCCCGAACGCCGGTTCAAGCCAACAGCAGCCTGTTGCTCTTGAAGGCGGCTCTTTCAGGGCAGGGTATTGCCTGGCTTCCCTCTTATCTCATCAGCCAGCACATCGATGCAGGGGAGCTTGTTCCTTTAAAGCTTGATGGTAAATACGCTTACCCGACGCATAGCCTCTATGCACTCTATTTCCCCAGCAAGTTTCGTAATCCAAAAGTAAGATCCTTTATTGATTTTTTGGTGGAAGAAAACCAGCCATGGAATCACTGGGAAAAAGCGATAGATAATTTGCTCTAA
- a CDS encoding alcohol dehydrogenase catalytic domain-containing protein: MKQTYKAMQVSRPGQLEYVEKELPDPGPGEVLIKVEACGICGADSGVVEGLEKRVEYPRVPGHEVVGTICKTSGPLPAWLKPGQRVGVGRLGGHCNACEQCRLGHFNLCQNQPVTGSTRDGGYAEYMLARETGLVAIPDDLSSVDAAPLLCAGVATFNALKKSQAQAGDTVVVQGIGGLGHLALQYARKMGFRVIAVGRGDDIAREVIALGAHHYVDTNIEEAVEAIKALGGAKIILSTITDSHAVSTLLPALLPQGRLMVVGVGKAPLSFAPGLMVGRELQINGAMTGTAIELEKTLHFSLLAAVRAQIETRSLAQAQEAYEKMRSGKASFRMVLTMGHR; encoded by the coding sequence ATGAAGCAAACTTATAAAGCAATGCAGGTTTCTCGTCCTGGTCAACTGGAATACGTGGAAAAAGAACTCCCGGATCCCGGCCCAGGCGAAGTGCTGATAAAAGTGGAAGCCTGTGGAATTTGCGGAGCGGATTCTGGCGTCGTTGAAGGTCTGGAAAAGCGTGTTGAGTATCCTCGCGTACCGGGTCATGAAGTGGTCGGTACGATCTGCAAAACATCGGGGCCGCTCCCTGCCTGGCTCAAACCTGGTCAACGTGTCGGCGTTGGGCGACTAGGTGGTCATTGCAACGCTTGCGAGCAATGCCGTCTTGGTCACTTTAATCTCTGTCAAAATCAACCGGTTACTGGCAGCACAAGAGACGGGGGGTATGCAGAATACATGCTGGCGCGTGAGACGGGACTGGTCGCTATACCGGATGACTTGTCCTCCGTCGACGCCGCACCATTACTTTGTGCGGGAGTAGCGACCTTTAATGCCTTAAAAAAATCTCAAGCGCAGGCTGGCGATACGGTTGTTGTTCAGGGGATCGGGGGGTTAGGACATTTAGCTTTGCAATATGCACGCAAAATGGGTTTTCGCGTTATCGCCGTTGGCAGGGGCGATGATATTGCACGAGAAGTCATTGCGCTCGGAGCCCATCACTACGTCGATACCAACATCGAAGAGGCTGTTGAAGCCATTAAGGCGTTGGGCGGCGCCAAAATTATTTTGTCGACCATCACTGACAGCCACGCCGTTTCCACTCTGCTACCCGCGCTGCTTCCCCAGGGAAGGCTGATGGTCGTTGGTGTGGGTAAAGCGCCACTGAGCTTTGCCCCGGGTCTCATGGTCGGGCGGGAGTTACAGATAAACGGCGCCATGACCGGGACGGCAATTGAATTAGAAAAAACGCTTCATTTCAGCCTGCTGGCAGCTGTGCGCGCGCAGATTGAAACGCGTTCTCTGGCACAAGCACAAGAGGCGTATGAAAAAATGCGTAGCGGAAAGGCGTCTTTTCGCATGGTTCTCACCATGGGACATCGTTGA
- a CDS encoding flavin monoamine oxidase family protein: protein MMNAEVIIVGGGLSGLYAARLLEKAGIDYALLEGRERMGGRILQANAAEADLGATWFWPTIQPALKQLFRELNIESFSHQERGDMLFERPKDAPSRHPGFVSSPAAARVSGGMSRLPNVLLAELKPGRIQTGLQVKHIEQQNGTLNVCGTYADGRPFSRQAQHVLLALPPMLAAGINFFPALPTTLLHAWRNTGTWMAPHAKYVAVYPDNFWKRKGLSGEVRSNIGPMVEIHDVSEPDRMFALFGFIGVPFHERHKIGDAVLRDLCRNQLIRLFGEEAAYPHAEFLKDWAADPFTSTSRDLTLPAGHSVPPASANHGPWRNCLTGIASEWSTVFPGYLAGAIDAAAAGVQHIIEK from the coding sequence ATGATGAATGCTGAGGTCATCATTGTGGGAGGGGGGCTCAGCGGGTTATACGCGGCCAGATTGCTGGAAAAAGCGGGTATTGACTACGCACTTCTCGAAGGTCGTGAGCGTATGGGGGGGCGTATCTTACAGGCGAATGCCGCTGAGGCAGATTTAGGCGCGACCTGGTTCTGGCCAACGATACAACCTGCATTGAAGCAGTTATTCAGAGAACTGAACATTGAGTCATTCAGTCACCAGGAGAGGGGGGACATGCTTTTTGAGCGTCCCAAAGATGCCCCTTCTCGCCATCCTGGATTTGTCTCTTCGCCTGCAGCCGCCCGTGTAAGTGGTGGGATGTCACGACTGCCCAATGTATTACTGGCGGAGTTAAAGCCTGGGCGCATTCAGACCGGACTGCAGGTTAAACACATCGAACAGCAAAATGGCACCCTGAACGTTTGCGGAACTTATGCCGATGGACGCCCGTTTAGCCGGCAGGCGCAACATGTACTGTTGGCATTGCCCCCTATGTTGGCTGCAGGGATCAATTTTTTCCCCGCGCTACCCACAACGTTATTGCACGCATGGCGTAACACCGGAACCTGGATGGCGCCCCATGCAAAGTATGTCGCTGTGTATCCCGATAATTTCTGGAAAAGGAAGGGACTATCCGGGGAGGTAAGAAGCAACATTGGGCCTATGGTTGAAATTCACGATGTTTCAGAACCTGACAGGATGTTTGCGTTATTCGGGTTTATTGGCGTGCCTTTTCACGAGCGTCATAAGATAGGTGACGCGGTCCTGAGAGATTTATGCAGAAACCAGTTGATAAGACTGTTTGGCGAGGAAGCCGCCTATCCCCATGCTGAATTTCTTAAAGACTGGGCGGCAGATCCCTTTACCTCCACCTCGCGCGATCTAACCCTACCCGCAGGTCATTCTGTACCACCCGCCAGCGCAAATCACGGTCCGTGGCGTAACTGTCTTACCGGTATCGCGAGCGAATGGTCCACCGTCTTTCCTGGCTATCTGGCAGGGGCGATTGATGCCGCTGCGGCAGGCGTACAACACATAATCGAGAAATAA
- a CDS encoding cupin domain-containing protein produces MLINHDFTQRVTVSCDDYHWVHSPQTGIDRVMLDRIGGEQARATSVVRYLPLTVFPQHQHPGGEEILVLQGQFSEGNRDYPTGWYLRNPPGSSHQPHSKNGTLLFVKLGQMTTQETVPLRIDTRAPENWLADGGMSVCPLFESAQERVCLLRNHAGALLVDPALKGGAELFIVEGSMIEGNRIHAKGSWIRIPSGQGMAFTAGIDNTLVYLKKGHLDVKQVTVP; encoded by the coding sequence ATGTTAATAAACCACGATTTCACCCAGCGCGTTACCGTTTCCTGTGATGATTACCACTGGGTTCACTCCCCTCAGACAGGGATTGATCGGGTTATGTTGGATCGTATCGGTGGTGAGCAGGCCCGCGCCACCAGCGTGGTTCGTTATTTGCCTCTTACAGTATTCCCGCAACATCAACATCCCGGTGGAGAAGAGATCCTGGTTCTGCAGGGTCAATTCTCAGAAGGTAACCGCGATTATCCCACCGGCTGGTATTTGCGTAACCCACCGGGTTCTTCCCATCAACCTCACAGCAAAAACGGCACGCTGTTGTTCGTTAAGCTTGGCCAGATGACAACCCAGGAAACTGTTCCGTTACGTATCGATACCCGTGCGCCTGAAAATTGGCTTGCGGACGGCGGAATGTCTGTTTGTCCGTTATTTGAGAGTGCACAAGAACGTGTTTGTCTGCTGCGTAATCATGCTGGTGCGCTACTGGTGGACCCTGCACTGAAGGGAGGGGCAGAGTTGTTCATCGTGGAAGGAAGCATGATAGAAGGCAACCGCATTCATGCGAAGGGGAGCTGGATACGCATCCCGTCCGGGCAGGGAATGGCGTTTACTGCCGGGATCGACAACACCCTGGTGTATCTCAAAAAAGGCCATCTCGACGTTAAGCAGGTAACAGTACCATGA
- a CDS encoding carboxymuconolactone decarboxylase family protein → MVHWTEMRKELRAAIGEFAGLQPDVMQGIDKMQNAAVATGHLDAKTHELIALAVAVTTRCDGCLSVHAEAAAKQGATREEIAEALGVAITLNTGAALVYSSRALDAFDNLPK, encoded by the coding sequence ATGGTTCACTGGACTGAAATGCGCAAAGAACTACGGGCAGCGATCGGAGAATTCGCAGGTTTGCAACCCGATGTGATGCAAGGCATCGATAAGATGCAAAATGCGGCTGTCGCAACAGGCCACCTGGACGCGAAAACTCATGAGCTGATCGCGCTTGCCGTGGCGGTCACGACCCGGTGTGATGGATGTCTGTCCGTCCATGCTGAAGCTGCTGCAAAACAGGGGGCAACGCGCGAAGAGATCGCTGAGGCGCTTGGTGTGGCAATCACACTAAACACGGGCGCCGCGCTGGTCTATTCCAGCCGAGCACTTGACGCCTTCGACAACCTGCCTAAGTAA
- the gcvA gene encoding transcriptional regulator GcvA, with product MKTPVHLNALRAFEASARHQSFSLAAEELNVTPAAVGQLVRSLEEVVGFPLFHRSNNRRAALVLTEPALRALPDIRMGFQSLNLGMTLLREGATNGILNVTVSPAFAAKWLLPRIEDFQHKWPDIDVRLETSLKLMDFTAQGIDVGIRYGLGQWEGLEAERLMSEEVFPVCAPSLMAVNPAINCLTGVTEQTLIHDLSMEQHQDFITWDRWLRRFNVQSIARKPGLRINNSAAVLQAAIDGHGIALARSIMVDDDIKSGRLLRLCPDVSLTSPLSYYLVYRPGCESLPKIANFRKWIIEQAHAFNNTVNPGNLPSKSDSA from the coding sequence ATGAAAACACCCGTTCATCTCAATGCATTACGTGCCTTTGAAGCCAGTGCGCGCCACCAGAGCTTTTCTCTTGCAGCCGAGGAGTTAAATGTCACCCCGGCAGCCGTCGGACAGCTGGTACGTTCACTTGAAGAAGTGGTCGGTTTTCCGCTGTTTCATCGTAGCAATAATCGTCGTGCCGCCCTCGTTTTAACAGAGCCTGCGCTGCGTGCGCTCCCCGATATACGCATGGGTTTTCAAAGCCTGAACCTGGGGATGACGCTCCTGCGGGAGGGCGCGACAAACGGTATTCTGAACGTAACCGTCAGCCCTGCCTTTGCGGCTAAGTGGTTATTACCACGTATTGAAGATTTCCAGCATAAATGGCCTGATATTGACGTGCGCCTGGAAACCAGCCTGAAGTTAATGGATTTTACCGCACAGGGTATAGACGTAGGTATTCGCTATGGTCTGGGGCAATGGGAAGGATTAGAGGCAGAACGCTTAATGTCTGAGGAGGTTTTCCCAGTATGCGCCCCCTCTCTTATGGCAGTGAATCCAGCGATTAACTGTCTGACGGGGGTCACTGAGCAGACGCTTATTCACGATCTGTCGATGGAGCAACACCAGGATTTTATCACCTGGGATCGCTGGTTACGGCGCTTTAACGTCCAGTCGATAGCCCGTAAACCCGGCCTGCGAATAAATAACTCCGCCGCGGTACTTCAGGCAGCTATTGATGGTCACGGCATCGCGCTGGCGAGGAGCATAATGGTTGATGATGACATCAAAAGCGGGCGCCTTCTTCGCTTATGTCCGGACGTTTCTCTGACAAGCCCGCTGTCTTATTATCTGGTCTACAGGCCAGGGTGTGAAAGCCTGCCGAAAATTGCCAATTTTCGTAAGTGGATAATTGAGCAAGCTCACGCGTTTAATAACACCGTAAATCCCGGAAACCTCCCCAGCAAGAGCGATTCAGCGTAA